Genomic window (Streptomyces sp. TG1A-60):
GGGCGCTTTCCGGTCGTCACGGTCCGATCCCTCCGTCCCCACCCGGTCGCGGCGCCATACTGACGGGCGTGCGCGTAGCGATCATGACGGCGGGTTCCCGGGGCGACGTGGCCCCGTACACCGGGCTGGGACACGGGCTGGTGCGGGCCGGGCACGAGGTCACGCTGGTGACGCATGCCAGGTTCGAGCCCCTGGTGGCGGAGTCGGGGGTCGCGTTCCACTCGCTGCCCGTGGATCCGCGGGCCGAGCTGGAGTCGGCGCGCGGGCAGGGGCTGCACCGCAGTTCGACGGGGGCCGGGAAGCTGTACCGGGCGGTGGAGATGGCCCGGGATCTGGTGGGGCGGATGGCAGGCGACATCGTGTCCGCCGCCCGTGCCGGTGACGTCCTGCTGCTGGCCGGCACGCTCGCACCGCTCGGGCGCACCGTCGCCGAGGGACTGTCCATCCCGAGCATGGGCGTGAACCTCCAACCCCTGGCGCCCACACGGGAGTTCGCACCGCCGATGACCGGGGTCCGCTCCTGGGGCCCGGTCGTCAACCGGGCTGCCGGGCACACGGTGAACATGGCCGTGGAGTGGATCTTCAGCGAGGAGGTGCGGAGGCTGCGCGCCGCGTACGGGCTCCCGCGCACCGGGCGGCGGGACCGGGAGCGGCAGGACTGGCCGGTGTTCCACGGCTTCAGCCCCCGGGTGGTGCCCCGCCCCGGCGACTGGCGGGCCGGCCTGGACATCACCGGTTACTGGTGGCCGTACGACCGCGAGGACCGGCTGCCCGCCCCGCTGCTGGACTTCCTCGACGCCGGACCGCCCCCGGTCTTCGTGGGTCTGGGCAGCGCGACCGTGCCCGACCCGGAACGGATGAGCGGCGAGGTCGTGGGGGCGCTGCGGGCGGCCGGACTGCGCGGGGTGATCCAGCGCGGCTGGGGCGAACTGCGCGGGGAGGGCGACGACATGTTCACGGTGGGAGAGGTGCCGCACTCCCTGCTCTTCCCCCGGACGGCCGCCGTCGTGCACCACGCCGGCGCGGGCACCACGGCGGCCGGCCTGCGTGCCGGTGTCCCCGCCGTTCCCGTGCCCGTGCAGTTCGACGAGGGCTTCTGGGCCGCCCGCCTCGTCGCCCTCGGGGTGTCACCCGGTGCCGTACCGCTGCGCGGCTTCACATCCGCCGGTCTGGAGGCCGGCCTGTTGCGGGCGACCGGTGACCCGTCGTACGGCCGCCGCGCACGGGCCCTGGCCGGCAAGCTGCGCACCGAAGACGGAGTGAGGCCGGTCGTGAACGCAGTGAACCGGCTTACCTGACACCGTCACCCCCACAGGCCACTCGCCCCGCAACGGCCCACGGCGAGCGACCGGCGGCAGCGACCGGCGACCCGTCACAGGCCACCGCGCACGGACCCTGGCCGAGGATCCGCGCGCGGAAAACGGGGTGAAGCCGGTCCTGGACGCCGTGTGCCGGCTCTGCTCACGGCATCGCCGCGCACGGGTCGCGGGCGGCCTCGCACCGCTTCGGGAGGTGGTGTGTCGTGGTGCACTGGGCCCCAACCGGTTTCAGCCCTGCTCGGGGTGCCACCCCGCCGGCCGCAGCATCCCGAGCAGCATGCGGACGAGTTCGTCGACCACCTCGTCGAGGGGCGCGTCGACCCAGCCGGCCTGCCAGTCGTGGAGCAGGCCGTTGACGCTGCCGATGAAGGCGGTGGCGGCGAGGCGGTAGTCGCGGGGGACGGCCTCACCGCGTTCGGCGGCAGCGGCGGCCTCGGCGCAGATGAAGTCGATCCACCGGGCACGGCGTTCGAGGCGCTGGCGTTCCAGGCGGGGGCTGACGCCGATGATCTCGGTGAAGGTGATGCGCAGTCGGCGCGGGTCGCCGGTGACATCGGCGGCGTAGGCACGGAACGCGGCGGTGGCGCGCTCGGCGATCGGCTGCCCGTCGGCCGTGGCGAGGCCGGTGAGCGCGGCCTCCTCGGCCCAGTCGTTGACCTGGAGGTGGAGGGCGGCGAGCACGTCCTCCAGGGTGTGGAACTCCTCGTAGAACTGACGGGTCGACAGGCCGGCGGCCTCGCTCAGTGCCGCGATGGTGGTCCCCCGGAACCCGGGGCTGTCGCCGAAGAGCCGCAGGCCCGCGTCGAGGAAGCGGCCACGGCGCTCGGCCTGGCGCTCCGCCGCGGTTCTGCCCCCGTACCGGCCGGTGGGCTGTCTGAGTCTGCCCGCCACGCTTCTCCTTCCGACGGAACGAACCTCATCCTGTTCGACGCCCGCTCGGGCCACCGGTCAATTTTGTCGTGTCCCTGGTCT
Coding sequences:
- a CDS encoding glycosyltransferase; translated protein: MTAGSRGDVAPYTGLGHGLVRAGHEVTLVTHARFEPLVAESGVAFHSLPVDPRAELESARGQGLHRSSTGAGKLYRAVEMARDLVGRMAGDIVSAARAGDVLLLAGTLAPLGRTVAEGLSIPSMGVNLQPLAPTREFAPPMTGVRSWGPVVNRAAGHTVNMAVEWIFSEEVRRLRAAYGLPRTGRRDRERQDWPVFHGFSPRVVPRPGDWRAGLDITGYWWPYDREDRLPAPLLDFLDAGPPPVFVGLGSATVPDPERMSGEVVGALRAAGLRGVIQRGWGELRGEGDDMFTVGEVPHSLLFPRTAAVVHHAGAGTTAAGLRAGVPAVPVPVQFDEGFWAARLVALGVSPGAVPLRGFTSAGLEAGLLRATGDPSYGRRARALAGKLRTEDGVRPVVNAVNRLT
- a CDS encoding helix-turn-helix domain-containing protein, with product MAGRLRQPTGRYGGRTAAERQAERRGRFLDAGLRLFGDSPGFRGTTIAALSEAAGLSTRQFYEEFHTLEDVLAALHLQVNDWAEEAALTGLATADGQPIAERATAAFRAYAADVTGDPRRLRITFTEIIGVSPRLERQRLERRARWIDFICAEAAAAAERGEAVPRDYRLAATAFIGSVNGLLHDWQAGWVDAPLDEVVDELVRMLLGMLRPAGWHPEQG